The Bacteroidales bacterium genome includes a region encoding these proteins:
- a CDS encoding trimeric intracellular cation channel family protein → MSNSTFLYIVEIIGTFAFAISGIRMAARKRFDLFGAYVVGLVTAIGGGTLRDLLLDVTPFWMSDSIYLIITAAALLLVIILQKNILRFENTFFIFDTIGLALFVVVGIQKSVALDYPFWVAIIMGTLTGAFGGILRDILVNEEPLIFRKDIYASACIFGGIVYWISFRMGVNDIITQILAAGGVIATRIMAVRYKWTLPTLKSEEDL, encoded by the coding sequence ATGAGTAATAGCACATTTTTGTATATTGTTGAGATTATAGGAACTTTTGCTTTTGCAATAAGCGGTATAAGAATGGCTGCCCGAAAGAGGTTCGACCTCTTTGGGGCATACGTTGTCGGACTTGTTACTGCTATTGGCGGTGGAACTCTTCGTGATCTTCTTTTAGATGTCACCCCCTTTTGGATGAGCGACTCAATATATTTGATTATTACTGCCGCAGCTTTGCTATTGGTTATTATTCTTCAAAAGAACATTCTACGTTTTGAGAATACCTTTTTTATATTTGATACAATTGGTTTAGCTCTTTTTGTTGTAGTTGGTATTCAAAAATCAGTTGCTTTGGATTATCCATTCTGGGTTGCTATTATAATGGGTACCTTAACTGGTGCTTTTGGAGGTATTTTAAGAGATATTCTTGTTAATGAGGAACCTCTGATTTTTAGAAAAGATATTTATGCTTCGGCTTGTATCTTTGGTGGTATTGTTTATTGGATTTCGTTCCGTATGGGTGTAAATGATATTATCACTCAAATTCTTGCAGCCGGTGGTGTTATTGCTACTCGTATTATGGCTGTTAGATATAAATGGACTCTTCCGACTCTTAAAAGCGAGGAGGATTTATAA
- a CDS encoding insulinase family protein: MKKLFLSVALMLFSATFMAQDLSKLPIDENVKYGVLENGLTYIIRHNDESKNRADFYIAQKVGSVLEEDDQRGLAHFLEHMAFNGSEHFPGKSMINYLERNGVKFGNDLNAYTSFDQTVYNIDNVPTDRENIVDSCLYILYDWSAAISLEHDEIDNERGVILEEWRTRNTAPLRLYEATAKVLFKGTKYPNRMPIGTMEVVQNFSYETLKNYYKKWYRPDLQGIIIVGDIDADAVEAKIKEIWCERKLDENRAERIWEKIPDNETPLVSVATDKEYNRTDVSIYCKHNPLDNKLKATMLGVEDVYVKSIVGNIFSQRISEISQKPGSVILNGRCIDGRMLADKDAFMVDAVAKEGMSKEAIIVLATEIERLQRYGITPGEYERAKANIVSFYEREYNERAKVANNKYIKEYLNFFLNGGSIMGIEKDFEAIKSVANKITTEDINNYIKTVVTDNNRVVLIEAIEKEGISYPTEEEILAILEDVNNSNIEPYKDEMSGKELISKDIVPGKVVKECVDKKLGTKIWTLSNGAKIVLKNTDYKKDQIMINGVSKGGAYLYDNSEADVYNTLVFDEVIGLSKLGGFTDNEIKKLLAGKRANASVSLGNKSEAVRGVSSVKDIETFLQLIYLHFTDISKDDETFAVWQDALEEALKNKDADPKNAVSDSVAVAIYKGNPRRVSMDIDKAGLISYDRIIEIWKERFSNAGDFTFNVVGNIDEETLRPLFEKYIGSLPSSKKKEKCGDDKYGMRHDEYINVFEREMENIVGTVNCGFIGKTKCTTKNLMMISIFEQIMDMVYTSTIREEEGGTYGVGTKAVITLNNEWVFRFAFDTNVESMDRLKNRAIKEMFKVINEDIDNEKFERVKKYMLKKANDNVKRNSFWVSELNNKALYGTTDVLNYVEIIEDITAEDVQKFIKKIFKNADKFEVMMVGVNN, from the coding sequence ATGAAAAAATTATTTTTGTCGGTTGCCTTAATGTTGTTTTCTGCAACTTTTATGGCTCAAGATTTATCAAAACTTCCTATTGATGAGAATGTGAAGTATGGCGTTTTAGAGAATGGATTGACTTATATTATTCGCCATAATGATGAGAGTAAGAATCGTGCTGATTTTTATATTGCTCAAAAGGTTGGTTCTGTTCTTGAAGAGGATGACCAAAGAGGATTAGCCCATTTCTTAGAGCACATGGCTTTTAATGGTAGTGAGCATTTCCCGGGCAAATCGATGATTAACTATTTGGAACGTAATGGTGTTAAGTTTGGTAACGATCTTAATGCTTACACTTCATTTGACCAAACTGTGTATAATATAGATAATGTTCCGACTGATAGGGAAAACATAGTGGACTCTTGTTTGTACATTTTGTATGACTGGTCAGCTGCCATATCATTAGAGCATGATGAAATAGACAATGAGCGTGGTGTTATTCTTGAAGAATGGAGAACTCGTAATACCGCTCCTTTGCGTTTGTATGAGGCTACTGCTAAGGTTTTGTTCAAAGGTACTAAATATCCAAACAGAATGCCTATTGGCACAATGGAGGTTGTTCAAAATTTCTCGTACGAGACATTGAAAAATTATTATAAGAAATGGTATCGTCCCGACCTTCAAGGCATTATAATTGTTGGAGATATTGACGCTGATGCAGTTGAGGCTAAAATTAAAGAGATTTGGTGCGAAAGAAAATTAGATGAAAATAGAGCAGAGCGTATTTGGGAAAAGATTCCTGATAATGAGACTCCTCTTGTTTCTGTTGCTACTGATAAGGAGTATAATCGTACAGACGTTTCGATTTATTGTAAACATAATCCCCTTGACAACAAACTTAAAGCAACAATGCTTGGTGTGGAGGATGTTTATGTTAAATCAATTGTTGGAAACATCTTCTCTCAACGCATTTCAGAGATTTCGCAAAAACCCGGTTCTGTTATATTAAATGGAAGATGTATTGACGGAAGAATGTTAGCGGACAAGGATGCCTTTATGGTTGATGCTGTTGCTAAGGAGGGTATGAGCAAAGAGGCTATTATTGTTCTTGCTACCGAGATTGAACGTTTACAAAGATATGGTATTACTCCCGGAGAGTACGAACGTGCTAAAGCAAACATTGTATCTTTTTATGAGAGAGAGTATAATGAACGTGCTAAAGTTGCTAATAACAAATATATTAAAGAGTATTTGAACTTCTTCTTGAATGGTGGCTCTATTATGGGTATAGAGAAAGACTTTGAGGCAATCAAAAGTGTCGCAAACAAAATTACTACCGAAGATATTAACAACTATATTAAAACCGTTGTTACAGATAATAACAGAGTTGTTTTAATTGAGGCTATTGAGAAAGAGGGTATTTCTTATCCAACAGAGGAGGAGATTCTTGCCATCTTAGAGGATGTAAACAATAGCAACATTGAACCATACAAAGATGAGATGAGTGGTAAAGAACTTATCTCAAAAGATATTGTCCCCGGCAAGGTTGTTAAAGAGTGTGTGGACAAAAAACTTGGTACTAAGATATGGACTCTTTCAAATGGTGCCAAGATTGTTTTAAAGAATACAGACTATAAGAAAGACCAAATAATGATAAATGGTGTTAGTAAAGGTGGTGCCTATTTGTATGATAACTCAGAGGCAGATGTTTATAACACTTTAGTTTTTGACGAGGTTATAGGTTTAAGTAAACTTGGCGGTTTTACTGATAACGAAATCAAAAAGTTATTGGCAGGTAAACGTGCTAATGCTTCGGTTAGTCTGGGCAATAAATCGGAGGCTGTAAGAGGTGTTAGTTCGGTAAAGGATATTGAGACATTCTTACAGTTAATATATCTACATTTTACTGATATTAGTAAAGATGATGAAACATTTGCGGTTTGGCAAGATGCTCTTGAAGAGGCTTTGAAAAATAAAGATGCAGACCCAAAGAATGCAGTATCCGACTCGGTTGCCGTTGCTATATATAAAGGTAATCCAAGAAGAGTATCTATGGATATTGATAAAGCTGGATTAATTAGTTACGATAGAATCATTGAAATTTGGAAAGAGCGTTTCAGCAATGCGGGAGACTTCACATTCAATGTTGTTGGTAATATTGACGAAGAGACTCTTCGCCCTCTATTTGAGAAATATATTGGATCTCTTCCCTCTTCTAAGAAAAAAGAGAAATGTGGTGACGACAAATATGGTATGCGTCACGATGAGTACATTAATGTGTTTGAGAGAGAGATGGAAAACATTGTTGGTACTGTTAATTGCGGATTTATTGGTAAGACCAAATGTACTACAAAAAATCTGATGATGATAAGCATCTTTGAGCAAATTATGGATATGGTTTATACCTCTACTATACGTGAGGAAGAGGGTGGAACATACGGCGTCGGTACTAAAGCAGTTATCACATTAAATAATGAATGGGTATTCCGTTTTGCTTTTGATACTAACGTTGAGAGTATGGACCGCTTGAAAAATCGCGCCATCAAAGAGATGTTTAAAGTGATTAACGAAGATATCGATAACGAGAAATTTGAACGCGTTAAAAAGTATATGCTCAAAAAGGCTAACGATAATGTAAAACGAAATAGTTTCTGGGTTAGCGAGCTTAACAACAAGGCTCTTTACGGAACTACCGATGTCTTGAACTATGTTGAGATAATAGAGGATATAACTGCTGAAGATGTTCAAAAGTTTATAAAGAAAATCTTCAAAAATGCCGACAAGTTTGAGGTAATGATGGTTGGTGTTAATAACTAA
- a CDS encoding 5-formyltetrahydrofolate cyclo-ligase has product MNKDDLRLHIKKCKLNISREERELASILVKNKVELLTQFMSAKNILLYNALPDELPTDCMLEGWANSKELFLPVVAGDNLIIKRYNKELLKVGAFGILEPTGEEIDFNIIDLIVVPGVAFDRNLNRLGRGKGFYDKLLANSNAYLVGVGYDMQIVDCIATEPHDVKMNCIITEKEIL; this is encoded by the coding sequence ATGAATAAGGATGATTTAAGATTGCATATAAAAAAATGCAAACTCAATATTTCACGAGAAGAGAGGGAGTTAGCTTCAATCTTGGTTAAGAATAAAGTTGAGTTGCTCACTCAATTTATGAGTGCTAAAAACATTTTGCTTTATAACGCTCTACCTGATGAACTTCCTACTGATTGTATGTTAGAGGGATGGGCAAATTCAAAAGAGTTGTTCTTACCTGTTGTTGCGGGAGACAACTTGATTATTAAGAGATATAACAAAGAGCTGTTAAAGGTTGGTGCTTTTGGTATTTTGGAACCTACCGGAGAGGAGATTGATTTTAATATAATTGATTTAATTGTTGTTCCGGGTGTTGCATTTGACAGAAATCTTAATAGACTTGGTAGAGGTAAAGGGTTCTATGATAAGTTACTTGCCAATAGTAATGCCTACTTGGTTGGTGTTGGTTATGATATGCAAATTGTAGATTGTATTGCAACAGAGCCTCATGATGTTAAAATGAATTGCATAATTACAGAAAAAGAGATACTATGA
- a CDS encoding PDZ domain-containing protein, producing the protein MKRGFKILYPLLLAIAIVVGIYIGAKYSNSPISVIPNFGQSKINGLMYLISNEYVDSVNVDSLTEKVIPKIIGELDPHSSYIPAEDLEIVNNDLDGSFSGIGIQFSILNDTIMVVDVISGGPSEKAGVLAGDRIVSVNDSSITGSSITNEKVMHRLRGPKNSNVKLSILRPSSKDILEIDITRGDIPVNSVDVAFKPNDEIGYIKVSKFGKHTYSEFLTSLAKLAVEGTSKFIIDLRGNSGGYMESAINMVNEFLPAGYMIVYTKGNASPLNEVFSNGMGSFQDNQIVVLVDEWSASASEIFAGAIQDNDRGLIIGRRSFGKGLVQQQIPFNDGSAIRLTIARYYTPSGRSIQKEYKMGDSENYEMDLLNRFEHGEFDSQDSIHMNDSAVYKTIYGRTVYGGGGIMPDIFVPRDTSFYSPYLTQVVNNGIIYQFAFKYSDENREKLSKFKSAKSLLVYLKGEDILNQFVNFAASKDIKARPIYINISRKEILNNLYANIARNILGDEAFYPIVLMNDETFRKAVDILNEDKGFPVREDEGNE; encoded by the coding sequence ATGAAACGAGGTTTTAAAATATTATACCCACTATTACTTGCTATTGCAATTGTTGTTGGTATCTATATTGGTGCCAAGTATAGCAATTCTCCAATTTCTGTTATACCAAATTTTGGGCAAAGCAAGATTAATGGTTTGATGTATTTAATCAGTAACGAGTATGTTGATTCTGTTAATGTTGATTCGCTTACTGAAAAAGTTATACCTAAAATAATTGGAGAATTAGATCCTCACTCATCATATATACCTGCTGAAGATTTGGAGATTGTTAATAATGATTTGGATGGCTCATTCAGTGGCATTGGTATTCAGTTTAGTATATTAAACGATACTATTATGGTGGTTGATGTTATATCGGGTGGGCCATCGGAAAAGGCTGGTGTTTTAGCAGGAGATAGGATTGTTTCGGTAAATGACTCTTCTATTACCGGGAGTTCAATTACTAACGAAAAGGTTATGCACCGATTGAGAGGTCCTAAGAATAGTAATGTGAAGTTGTCTATTCTTCGCCCCTCTTCAAAAGATATTTTAGAGATAGATATTACTCGTGGCGATATTCCTGTTAATAGCGTTGACGTTGCGTTTAAACCTAATGATGAAATTGGGTATATTAAAGTTAGTAAATTTGGAAAACATACTTATAGCGAATTTTTAACATCGTTAGCAAAATTGGCTGTTGAGGGTACATCTAAGTTTATTATCGACCTTAGAGGGAACTCTGGGGGATATATGGAGTCGGCTATTAATATGGTTAATGAGTTTCTCCCTGCTGGCTATATGATTGTTTATACCAAAGGTAATGCTTCGCCTTTAAACGAGGTATTCTCTAATGGTATGGGCTCGTTCCAAGATAATCAGATTGTTGTTCTAGTTGATGAATGGTCGGCTTCGGCAAGTGAAATTTTTGCAGGAGCTATTCAAGATAACGATAGAGGTTTAATTATTGGCCGTCGCTCTTTTGGTAAAGGTTTGGTACAACAACAGATTCCGTTTAATGATGGCTCGGCAATTAGATTAACTATCGCAAGATATTACACTCCGTCGGGACGCTCTATCCAAAAAGAGTATAAAATGGGTGATAGCGAAAACTATGAAATGGATTTGCTTAACAGATTTGAGCATGGCGAATTTGACTCGCAGGATAGTATTCACATGAATGACTCTGCTGTATATAAAACTATATACGGAAGAACTGTCTATGGCGGTGGCGGTATCATGCCCGATATTTTTGTTCCACGCGATACTTCGTTTTATAGTCCGTATTTGACTCAGGTTGTAAATAATGGTATTATTTATCAGTTTGCTTTTAAATACTCAGATGAGAATAGAGAGAAATTATCAAAATTCAAATCGGCAAAGAGCCTGCTTGTATATTTGAAAGGTGAAGATATTCTTAACCAGTTTGTTAATTTTGCAGCAAGCAAAGATATTAAAGCTCGACCTATTTATATAAATATTTCGCGTAAAGAGATTTTAAATAACCTGTACGCTAATATTGCTCGTAATATTTTGGGTGATGAGGCCTTCTACCCTATTGTTCTGATGAACGATGAGACTTTCCGCAAAGCAGTGGATATTTTAAATGAAGACAAAGGGTTTCCTGTAAGAGAGGATGAAGGGAATGAATAA
- a CDS encoding dCMP deaminase family protein, whose amino-acid sequence MEEKQNILDRRYMKMAEIWAENSYCKRRKVGALIVKDKMIISDGYNGTPSGFENICEDETGHTKSYVLHAEANAITKVSRTNNSSEGATLYVTASPCIECAKLIIQAGIKRVVFLEYYRLSEGLDLLKRAGVEICYIGDEKIDE is encoded by the coding sequence ATGGAAGAAAAACAAAATATATTGGATCGTCGCTATATGAAAATGGCTGAGATATGGGCTGAAAACTCATATTGTAAACGACGTAAAGTTGGTGCATTAATTGTTAAAGATAAAATGATTATCTCAGACGGATACAATGGTACTCCTTCGGGATTTGAAAATATTTGTGAGGATGAAACAGGACATACTAAATCATATGTTCTTCATGCCGAGGCAAATGCTATTACTAAGGTTTCAAGAACTAACAATAGTAGCGAAGGAGCAACTTTATATGTTACTGCATCACCTTGTATTGAGTGTGCTAAACTTATTATTCAGGCAGGTATTAAAAGGGTGGTGTTTTTAGAGTATTACAGACTAAGCGAAGGTCTTGACTTGTTAAAGAGAGCAGGTGTTGAGATTTGCTATATTGGTGATGAAAAAATTGACGAATAG
- the nfo gene encoding deoxyribonuclease IV, whose translation MTKYIGAHVSAAGGVENAPLNAHNIGATAFALFTKNQRQWIAPPLTQKSIDLFKERCTEFGYSADMILPHDSYLINLGNPNKEALEKSRNSFNDEMLRCSQLGLKLLNFHPGSTLKEISIDECITLIAESINIALDKTVGVTAVIENTAGQGSNIGFEFEHLAAIIDKVEDKARVGVCIDTCHAVAAGYDLISAEGYEKSFNDFERIVGFKYLRGMHLNDAKKGIGSRVDRHDSLGEGVIGKELFSRIMKDDRMNDIPLILETPNEDIWADEIAWLKSEAEK comes from the coding sequence ATGACTAAATATATTGGTGCTCACGTTTCGGCAGCAGGAGGTGTAGAAAATGCACCTTTAAATGCTCACAATATTGGGGCAACAGCATTTGCTCTTTTTACTAAAAATCAGAGACAATGGATTGCTCCTCCTCTTACTCAAAAAAGTATTGATTTATTCAAAGAGAGATGTACTGAATTTGGCTACTCGGCCGATATGATACTTCCTCATGATAGTTATCTTATTAATTTAGGAAACCCTAATAAAGAGGCTTTGGAGAAATCAAGAAACTCTTTTAATGATGAGATGCTACGTTGTAGTCAACTTGGATTGAAACTTTTAAATTTTCACCCTGGCAGTACTCTTAAAGAGATAAGTATTGACGAGTGTATTACGCTTATTGCTGAGAGTATTAATATTGCTTTGGATAAAACCGTTGGAGTTACTGCGGTTATTGAAAATACTGCTGGGCAAGGTTCTAATATTGGTTTTGAGTTTGAACATCTGGCTGCTATCATTGACAAGGTGGAGGATAAAGCAAGAGTTGGTGTTTGCATAGACACTTGCCACGCTGTTGCCGCTGGATATGATTTAATCTCGGCAGAAGGTTACGAAAAGAGTTTTAACGATTTTGAGCGTATTGTTGGTTTTAAATATCTAAGAGGCATGCACCTAAACGATGCTAAAAAGGGTATTGGCTCACGTGTTGACCGCCATGACTCTCTGGGCGAGGGTGTTATTGGTAAAGAACTTTTCTCCAGAATTATGAAGGATGATAGAATGAATGATATACCTCTTATTCTTGAAACCCCTAATGAGGATATATGGGCCGATGAGATTGCATGGCTAAAAAGCGAAGCAGAAAAGTAA
- the lepA gene encoding translation elongation factor 4 has translation MKNIRNFCIIAHIDHGKSTLADRLLEYTNTVSGKDLQNQVLDDMDLERERGITIKSHAIQMEYKKGGETYKLNLIDTPGHVDFSYEVSRSIAACEGALLIVDASQGIQAQTISNLYMAIDNDLEIIPVLNKIDLPSAQPEEVEDQIVSLLGCKPEEVLRASGKTGEGVHEVLDAIVERVPAPKGDAEAPLQCLIFDSVFNPFRGIIAYFKIVNGTIRSNDKVKFVATGKQYEADEIGTLKLDMVPKKELSAGDVGYIISGIKTSKEVKVGDTITHIARPCDKAIAGFEEVKPMVFAGVYPIDPQDFEDLRASLEKLQLNDASLTFQPESSVALGFGFRCGFLGLLHMEIIQERLDREFDMDVITTVPNVSYKVYDKKGNMAEVHNPSGLPEPTLIDHIEEPYIRASIITTTDYIGPIMTLCLGKRGELIKQEYISGNRIELIYDMPLGEIVIDFYDKLKSISKGYASFDYHIHDFRESKLVKLDILLNGETVDALSTLTHFDNAEPFGRRMCEKLKELIPRQQFDVAIQAAIGAKIIARETVKAVRKDVTAKCYGGDISRKRKLLEKQKKGKKRMKQIGTVEVPQKAFLAVLKLD, from the coding sequence ATGAAGAATATTCGCAATTTTTGTATAATTGCCCATATTGACCATGGCAAAAGTACGCTTGCCGATCGCTTATTAGAATACACCAACACAGTATCAGGGAAAGACTTACAAAATCAAGTTCTTGACGATATGGATTTGGAGCGTGAGCGAGGAATAACAATCAAAAGTCACGCAATACAGATGGAGTATAAAAAAGGGGGTGAAACATATAAGTTAAACCTTATTGATACTCCGGGACACGTCGATTTCTCATACGAGGTATCACGCTCAATTGCAGCATGTGAAGGAGCATTATTAATAGTCGATGCCTCACAAGGAATACAGGCACAAACCATATCAAACCTCTATATGGCAATAGATAACGATTTGGAGATAATACCTGTATTAAATAAAATAGACCTTCCAAGTGCCCAGCCAGAGGAGGTGGAAGACCAAATAGTTTCATTATTAGGATGCAAACCAGAAGAGGTATTGCGTGCAAGCGGAAAAACAGGCGAGGGAGTACATGAAGTGTTAGACGCAATAGTAGAGCGTGTACCAGCACCAAAAGGAGATGCAGAAGCACCACTACAATGTTTGATATTTGACTCAGTATTTAATCCATTTAGAGGAATTATCGCATACTTTAAAATAGTAAACGGAACAATCCGATCTAACGATAAAGTAAAATTTGTTGCAACAGGAAAACAATATGAAGCAGATGAGATAGGAACACTCAAACTCGATATGGTCCCTAAAAAAGAGTTATCGGCAGGAGATGTAGGTTATATAATATCGGGAATAAAAACCTCAAAGGAGGTAAAAGTAGGAGATACCATTACCCATATAGCACGTCCTTGTGACAAGGCTATCGCAGGATTTGAAGAGGTAAAGCCAATGGTCTTTGCAGGAGTATATCCAATAGATCCACAAGATTTTGAAGACCTTAGAGCATCACTTGAAAAACTACAACTCAACGATGCTTCTCTAACATTTCAACCCGAATCATCAGTAGCATTAGGATTTGGATTTCGTTGTGGATTTCTTGGCTTGTTGCACATGGAGATAATCCAAGAGCGATTAGACCGTGAGTTTGATATGGATGTAATAACCACAGTCCCCAACGTATCATACAAGGTATATGATAAAAAAGGGAATATGGCAGAGGTTCACAACCCATCGGGATTACCGGAACCAACACTAATTGACCATATCGAAGAACCCTATATTAGAGCATCCATAATAACAACAACCGATTACATAGGTCCTATTATGACACTATGTTTAGGTAAACGAGGCGAGTTAATAAAACAGGAGTATATCTCAGGGAACCGTATAGAGTTGATATACGATATGCCATTGGGAGAGATAGTTATCGACTTCTATGACAAACTAAAAAGCATATCAAAAGGATATGCGTCATTTGACTATCATATCCACGACTTCCGAGAATCAAAACTCGTTAAGTTAGATATATTACTGAATGGTGAAACAGTTGATGCCCTATCAACCCTAACACACTTCGATAATGCCGAGCCATTCGGTCGCCGTATGTGCGAAAAGTTAAAAGAGTTGATACCACGTCAACAATTTGATGTGGCGATACAGGCAGCCATAGGAGCAAAAATCATTGCGCGAGAAACCGTAAAAGCGGTACGTAAGGATGTAACAGCAAAATGTTACGGAGGAGATATAAGCCGTAAGCGTAAATTGCTTGAGAAACAAAAGAAAGGAAAAAAACGAATGAAACAAATCGGTACGGTAGAGGTCCCACAAAAAGCATTCCTTGCGGTGTTAAAACTCGATTAA
- a CDS encoding DUF4251 domain-containing protein, whose product MKRLFTLIAILVFAFTTNLSAQDEVLSKKEQKAAKRMLEAQKDSIAGVMAKNAIDSGEWIFNAISINVSGGAMMNVPSNLNFLMVQGEQFTFQTSTGFGGGPNNMGGITTTGLIKIEAVDVDRHGNISYSLRLNGTLLNATATLNLQRNSNMGDLYLNMDRGARNISMTGAVYSLGSSQVFEGTLR is encoded by the coding sequence ATGAAAAGATTATTTACCCTAATAGCAATATTAGTATTTGCATTTACAACAAATCTATCGGCACAAGATGAAGTGTTATCTAAAAAAGAGCAGAAAGCGGCAAAACGTATGCTTGAAGCGCAAAAAGATTCCATTGCAGGAGTAATGGCAAAAAACGCAATAGATAGTGGCGAATGGATATTTAATGCAATATCAATTAATGTAAGCGGTGGAGCAATGATGAATGTACCATCAAACCTAAACTTTTTAATGGTGCAAGGAGAACAATTCACCTTTCAAACCTCAACAGGATTTGGTGGAGGACCAAACAATATGGGAGGAATAACCACTACAGGATTAATAAAAATAGAGGCAGTAGATGTTGACCGACATGGCAATATATCATACTCATTACGATTGAACGGAACACTGTTAAATGCAACAGCAACATTAAATCTTCAACGTAACTCAAATATGGGAGATCTCTATCTAAATATGGATAGGGGAGCACGTAATATCTCAATGACAGGAGCAGTCTATTCATTAGGTTCATCTCAAGTATTCGAGGGCACTTTAAGGTAA
- a CDS encoding peptide chain release factor 3, whose product MSTLTQEIERRRTFAIISHPDAGKTTLTEKLLLFGGAIHIAGAVKSNKIKKTATSDWMEIEKQRGISVATSVMGFEYNNHKINILDTPGHQDFAEDTYRTLTAVDSVIIVVDVAKGVEMQTRKLMEVCRMRKTPVIIFVNKLDREGRDPFEILDELESELKISVRPLSWPINIGQRFKGVYNIYEKNLNLYTPSKQVVTESVEFTDINNPELENYIGEDDAERLRNDLELISGVYPDFEKEEYLKGELAPVFFGSALNNFGVKELLDCFIDIAPTPRPINAIEREVKPEEEAFTGFVFKIHANMDPNHRSCIAFVKVCSGKFVRNENYKHVRHGKMMRFSSPTAFMAQKKSVLDEAYPGDIVGLPDTGNFKIGDTLTAGEELHFKGLPSFSPEMFKYIENSDPMKAKQLNKGIDQLMDEGVAQSFVNQYNNRKIIGTVGQLQFEVIQYRLLHEYGAQCKWEPISLYKACWIESDDKAELENFKKRKYQYMAKDKEGRDVFLADSAYVLQMAQSDFPKIKFHFTSEF is encoded by the coding sequence ATGAGTACCCTAACACAAGAGATAGAGAGAAGAAGGACATTTGCAATTATTAGCCACCCTGATGCCGGTAAAACAACTCTTACTGAGAAGTTATTGCTTTTTGGTGGTGCTATTCATATTGCTGGTGCTGTTAAATCGAACAAGATTAAAAAGACAGCAACTTCGGACTGGATGGAAATTGAAAAACAACGCGGTATCTCGGTTGCCACCTCTGTTATGGGTTTTGAATACAACAACCATAAAATTAATATTCTTGACACTCCTGGTCACCAAGATTTTGCCGAAGATACTTATCGCACTCTAACGGCTGTTGATAGCGTTATTATTGTTGTTGACGTTGCTAAGGGTGTGGAGATGCAGACTCGAAAACTTATGGAGGTTTGCCGTATGCGTAAAACTCCCGTTATTATCTTTGTAAATAAACTGGACCGCGAAGGTAGAGATCCTTTTGAAATTCTTGATGAATTGGAGAGTGAGTTGAAAATTTCGGTACGTCCTTTAAGTTGGCCTATTAACATTGGTCAAAGATTTAAAGGTGTTTATAACATATATGAGAAAAACTTAAACCTTTATACTCCAAGCAAACAGGTTGTTACCGAAAGTGTTGAGTTTACTGATATTAACAACCCAGAACTTGAGAATTATATTGGCGAGGATGATGCCGAACGTTTGAGAAATGACCTTGAACTTATATCGGGAGTATATCCTGATTTTGAGAAGGAGGAGTATCTTAAAGGAGAACTTGCTCCTGTATTCTTTGGTTCTGCTCTTAACAACTTTGGTGTTAAAGAGTTATTAGATTGCTTTATTGATATTGCTCCTACCCCACGTCCTATAAACGCTATTGAGCGTGAGGTTAAACCTGAAGAGGAGGCTTTTACCGGGTTTGTATTTAAAATTCACGCAAATATGGACCCCAACCACCGCAGTTGTATTGCCTTTGTTAAGGTTTGTTCGGGTAAATTTGTCAGAAACGAAAACTACAAACATGTTCGCCATGGCAAGATGATGCGTTTTTCAAGCCCCACTGCTTTTATGGCTCAAAAGAAATCGGTTTTGGACGAGGCATATCCTGGTGATATTGTTGGTTTGCCAGATACCGGTAACTTTAAAATTGGAGATACTTTAACTGCCGGAGAGGAGTTACACTTTAAAGGGTTACCAAGTTTCTCTCCCGAAATGTTTAAGTATATTGAGAATAGTGACCCAATGAAGGCCAAACAACTTAATAAGGGTATTGATCAACTTATGGATGAGGGTGTTGCCCAATCGTTTGTTAACCAATATAACAACCGTAAGATTATTGGTACTGTCGGACAACTTCAGTTTGAGGTTATTCAATACCGCCTGTTACATGAATATGGTGCTCAATGTAAATGGGAGCCTATATCATTGTATAAGGCTTGCTGGATTGAGAGCGATGATAAAGCAGAGTTGGAGAACTTTAAGAAACGCAAATACCAATATATGGCAAAGGATAAAGAAGGTAGAGATGTTTTCCTTGCCGACTCTGCCTACGTTCTACAAATGGCACAGAGCGATTTTCCAAAAATTAAATTCCACTTTACAAGTGAGTTTTAG